From Scatophagus argus isolate fScaArg1 chromosome 2, fScaArg1.pri, whole genome shotgun sequence, a single genomic window includes:
- the tmed1b gene encoding transmembrane emp24 domain-containing protein 1b produces MRRRWLNLDSPVFGNIFTMDLLWRKEGSRGGLLVLAVVCGWCFGSVSCFGQSLDSEFTFLLPAGRSECFFQTAVKNGTMEVEYQVIAGAGMDVDFTIISPEGIRLTSEARRSDGVHVVEPTQEGDYEICFDNSFSRFSEKMVFFEIIIEGQGGDVGGDEEWVGLEEPDGSLLEYKLEDIRESMDSLHRRLERSRQMQTVLRAFEARDRNLLEDNLWRVSFWSCACLLVMLCVALTQVYTVRKLFDDRRRVCT; encoded by the exons ATGCGAAGGAGATGGCTGAACTTAGATAGCCCTGTTTTTGGGAATATCTTCACCATGGACCTTCTCTGGAGGAAAGAGGGCAGCAGGGGAGGACTGCTTGTCCTTGCAGTAGTGTGTGGGTGGTGTTTCGGGTCTGTGAGCTGTTTCGGACAGAGCCTAGACAGCGAGTTCACGTTTCTGCTGCCAGCCGGAAGATCTGAGTGTTTCTTTCAAACAGCAGTAAAGAATGGTACGATGGAGGTCGAATATCAG gtgATAGCGGGTGCCGGCATGGATGTGGACTTCACCATCATCTCTCCAGAAGGCATCCGGCTCACCAGCGAAGCTCGACGCTCTGACGGAGTCCACGT GGTGGAGCCTACGCAGGAGGGAGACTATGAAATCTGCTTTGACAACAGCTTCAGTCGCTTCTCAGAGAAGATGGTGTTCTTTGAGATCATCATCGAGGGTCAAGGAGGAGATGTGGGGGGAGATGAAGAGTGGGTGGGATTAGAGGAGCCTGATGGAAGCCTTCTGGAGTACAAGCTGGAGGACATCCGG GAGTCTATGGACTCTCTGCATAGGCGTCTGGAGCGCAGCCGGCAGATGCAGACGGTGCTGCGGGCTTTTGAGGCACGGGATCGAAACCTTCTGGAAGACAACCTGTGGAGGGTCTCCTTCTGGTCCTGTGCCTGTTTGCTGGTGATGCTGTGTGTGGCCCTCACTCAG GTCTACACTGTCCGTAAACTGTTTGACGATAGGCGGAGGGTCTGCACATAG